The following coding sequences lie in one Syngnathoides biaculeatus isolate LvHL_M chromosome 16, ASM1980259v1, whole genome shotgun sequence genomic window:
- the LOC133515010 gene encoding uncharacterized protein LOC133515010 isoform X3 translates to MGITYSSLFCSEAVFPAGNHPRRQLEHLLSPSARLAPILAHLCLTAPEVITCKHSTSGGCPIELNPPRIAVRYGDPASVNCSTSDPMYKAMGWEASQGDTGLKRVRHLTWSVDAVTVWDASPICFLSPVPQSGREQCSMKATVVVYTFPQKISIQAGGSLVKEGEPIQVKCVVGTIAPIQNVTLRWYDGQTVIKEQEFEDSTTGPVDLVSEYDYQYNDTSSRQRELVKLKCEAVLDLTPEVPQFNVFSPEFELTVEYDIEPIDLTCPRNYTAVENAFHNLSCSLEGGPPQTVITWYKDGDEVELPPTLTRYDAGQYLVVASSFSSTVNATVEIDVVYEPSQIEELEDVEVELGSEVCLKCASRGNPRPDYTWSAPTWLNVARVDDDGVSRLQIPNVTSLQTGVYSCSASNGRGTVSKIVTVSVKECEPGWFRCSTGTCIVSYRMCDGKDDCGDGSDESFCGEDQECPVRIHPETLVLQYKGETQNATCTSAGSRNVQAVGWHLGQIFHHKDAWTPDTRKDWDSVPFCKAFFKEKRTCQKPLNVILYKTADSVTLRPVKDTMFLEGEQCQLHCDIINVAPAQSLIVRWYQGNQTIEPSIREPLRLADCRRDTNASCDVGTTRTPVNVSASAKFLLNRTHHAAALSCEAHLELGPAGPRLSPPVMSRPISFSVYYKPVINTTKLPRVVPLFRGYPETLVCEADGQPPPVIYWSNFTKKTTWELGGNITVLEPGRYTCKAVNRVASVVHEVDVIPKEDYLPLIAGFVAVTVVVISAIFLFIYSIYYKNTKMRRYSLKNPKLGGHNANVAHNGWDLQFPMTKLS, encoded by the exons GTGGCGGCTGCCCCATCGAGTTGAACCCCCCGAGGATCGCGGTGCGATACGGAGACCCCGCGTCCGTCAACTGCAGCACGTCCGACCCCATGTACAAAGCGATGGGATGGGAGGCCTCACAGGGGGACACGGGCCTGAAGCGAGTCCGGCACTTGACTTGGAGCGTCGACGCGGTCACAGTGTGGGACGCCTCGCCCATCTGCTTCCTCAGCCCGGTGCCCCAAAGCGGGCGAGAGCAGTGCTCCATGAAGGCGACGGTGGTTGTTTACA CGTTTCCGCAAAAGATCTCCATCCAAGCCGGCGGTTCTCTCGTAAAAGAAGGAGAGCCGATTCAAGTGAAATGCGTCGTCGGCACCATCGCGCCGATTCAAAATGTCACCTTGCGGTGGTACGACGGCCAAACGGTCATTAAGGAACAAGAATTTGAGGATTCCACGACTGGACCCGTTGATCTTGTTTCGGAGTATGACTATCAATATAACGACACGTCTTCGAGACAGCGGGAGCTTGTTAAGCTCAAATGCGAGGCAGTGTTGGACCTGACACCCGAGGTGCCGCAGTTCAACGTATTTTCACCCGAGTTCGAGCTCACTGTTGAAT aTGACATAGAGCCCATAGACCTGACGTGTCCAAGAAACTACACCGCAGTGGAGAACGCTTTTCACAACCTGTCCTGCTCCTTGGAGGGCGGGCCTCCCCAAACCGTGATCACCTGGTACAAAGACGGAGACGAGGTGGAGCTGCCGCCGACGTTGACGAGATACGACGCCGGGCAGTACCTCGTCGTTGCCAGCTCGTTCTCGAGCACCGTCAACGCCACGGTGGAGATCGACGTCGTAT ATGAGCCGTCCCAGATAGAAGAGCTCGAGGACGTTGAAGTCGAGTTGGGCTCCGAAGTATGTCTGAAGTGCGCCAGCAGAGGCAACCCGCGACCCGACTATACCTGGAGTGCACCCACTTGGCTAAATGTAGCTCGAGTCGACGACGATGGAGTTTCCCGTCTGCAGATCCCAAATGTGACTTCACTGCAGACGGGGGTCTACAGTTGCTCGGCCAGTAACGGGAGAGGGACCGTGTCTAAAATTGTCACAGTGAGTGTAAAAG AGTGCGAGCCGGGCTGGTTTCGGTGTTCGACCGGCACCTGCATCGTGTCTTATCGGATGTGCGACGGAAAGGACGACTGCGGTGATGGGAGCGACGAAAGCTTCTGTG GAGAGGATCAAGAATGCCCCGTTAGGATACACCCGGAAACCCTGGTGCTGCAATACAAGGGCGAGACCCAGAACGCCACTTGCACGTCCGCCGgctccagaaatgtccaagCCGTGGGCTGGCACCTGGGGCAAATCTTCCACCACAAGGACGCTTGGACCCCAGACACCCGCAAGGACTGGGACTCTGTTCCTTTCTGCAAAGCGTTCTTCAAAGAGAAAAGAACTTGCCAGAAGCCTCTCAACGTCATCCTTTACA AAACGGCGGACAGCGTCACCCTCCGTCCAGTCAAGGACACGATGTTTTTGGAGGGCGAGCAGTGCCAGCTGCACTGTGACATCATCAACGTGGCTCCCGCACAAAGCCTCATTGTGCGCTGGTATCAAGGCAATCAGACCATTGAGCCGTCGATCAGGG AGCCCCTGCGACTGGCCGACTGCCGGCGTGACACGAACGCGTCGTGCGACGTGGGCACGACCAGGACCCCGGTGAACGTGTCCGCCAGCGCCAAGTTCCTCCTCAACCGGACTCATCACGCAGCGGCTTTAAGTTGCGAGGCGCACTTGGAGCTGGGACCGGCGGGACCGCGGCTGTCCCCGCCCGTGATGTCCCGGCCGATCAGCTTCAGTGTCTATT ACAAGCCAGTCATCAACACCACAAAGCTCCCGAGAGTCGTGCCGCTGTTCCGCGGTTACCCGGAGACGCTTGTGTGCGAAGCCGACGGTCAGCCGCCGCCGGTCATCTACTGGTCGAACTTCACGAAAAAGACCACGTGGGAGTTGGGAGGCAACATCACCGTTTTGGAGCCCGGCCGCTACACCTGCAAGGCAGTCAATCGCGTGGCTTCGGTCGTACACGAGGTGGACGTCATCCCGAAAG AGGACTACCTGCCCCTCATCGCCGGATTCGTGGCCGTCACGGTGGTGGTCATCTCGGCCATATTCCTCTTCATCTACTCCATCTACTACAAGAACACCAAGATGCGCCGCTACAGCCTGAAGAACCCCAAACTGGGCGGCCACAACGCCAACGTGGCCCACAATGGCTGGGACTTGCAGTTCCCGATGACGAAGCTGTCGTGA
- the LOC133515010 gene encoding uncharacterized protein LOC133515010 isoform X6, whose translation MYKAMGWEASQGDTGLKRVRHLTWSVDAVTVWDASPICFLSPVPQSGREQCSMKATVVVYTFPQKISIQAGGSLVKEGEPIQVKCVVGTIAPIQNVTLRWYDGQTVIKEQEFEDSTTGPVDLVSEYDYQYNDTSSRQRELVKLKCEAVLDLTPEVPQFNVFSPEFELTVEYDIEPIDLTCPRNYTAVENAFHNLSCSLEGGPPQTVITWYKDGDEVELPPTLTRYDAGQYLVVASSFSSTVNATVEIDVVYEPSQIEELEDVEVELGSEVCLKCASRGNPRPDYTWSAPTWLNVARVDDDGVSRLQIPNVTSLQTGVYSCSASNGRGTVSKIVTVSVKECEPGWFRCSTGTCIVSYRMCDGKDDCGDGSDESFCGEDQECPVRIHPETLVLQYKGETQNATCTSAGSRNVQAVGWHLGQIFHHKDAWTPDTRKDWDSVPFCKAFFKEKRTCQKPLNVILYKTADSVTLRPVKDTMFLEGEQCQLHCDIINVAPAQSLIVRWYQGNQTIEPSIREPLRLADCRRDTNASCDVGTTRTPVNVSASAKFLLNRTHHAAALSCEAHLELGPAGPRLSPPVMSRPISFSVYYKPVINTTKLPRVVPLFRGYPETLVCEADGQPPPVIYWSNFTKKTTWELGGNITVLEPGRYTCKAVNRVASVVHEVDVIPKEDYLPLIAGFVAVTVVVISAIFLFIYSIYYKNTKMRRYSLKNPKLGGHNANVAHNGWDLQFPMTKLS comes from the exons ATGTACAAAGCGATGGGATGGGAGGCCTCACAGGGGGACACGGGCCTGAAGCGAGTCCGGCACTTGACTTGGAGCGTCGACGCGGTCACAGTGTGGGACGCCTCGCCCATCTGCTTCCTCAGCCCGGTGCCCCAAAGCGGGCGAGAGCAGTGCTCCATGAAGGCGACGGTGGTTGTTTACA CGTTTCCGCAAAAGATCTCCATCCAAGCCGGCGGTTCTCTCGTAAAAGAAGGAGAGCCGATTCAAGTGAAATGCGTCGTCGGCACCATCGCGCCGATTCAAAATGTCACCTTGCGGTGGTACGACGGCCAAACGGTCATTAAGGAACAAGAATTTGAGGATTCCACGACTGGACCCGTTGATCTTGTTTCGGAGTATGACTATCAATATAACGACACGTCTTCGAGACAGCGGGAGCTTGTTAAGCTCAAATGCGAGGCAGTGTTGGACCTGACACCCGAGGTGCCGCAGTTCAACGTATTTTCACCCGAGTTCGAGCTCACTGTTGAAT aTGACATAGAGCCCATAGACCTGACGTGTCCAAGAAACTACACCGCAGTGGAGAACGCTTTTCACAACCTGTCCTGCTCCTTGGAGGGCGGGCCTCCCCAAACCGTGATCACCTGGTACAAAGACGGAGACGAGGTGGAGCTGCCGCCGACGTTGACGAGATACGACGCCGGGCAGTACCTCGTCGTTGCCAGCTCGTTCTCGAGCACCGTCAACGCCACGGTGGAGATCGACGTCGTAT ATGAGCCGTCCCAGATAGAAGAGCTCGAGGACGTTGAAGTCGAGTTGGGCTCCGAAGTATGTCTGAAGTGCGCCAGCAGAGGCAACCCGCGACCCGACTATACCTGGAGTGCACCCACTTGGCTAAATGTAGCTCGAGTCGACGACGATGGAGTTTCCCGTCTGCAGATCCCAAATGTGACTTCACTGCAGACGGGGGTCTACAGTTGCTCGGCCAGTAACGGGAGAGGGACCGTGTCTAAAATTGTCACAGTGAGTGTAAAAG AGTGCGAGCCGGGCTGGTTTCGGTGTTCGACCGGCACCTGCATCGTGTCTTATCGGATGTGCGACGGAAAGGACGACTGCGGTGATGGGAGCGACGAAAGCTTCTGTG GAGAGGATCAAGAATGCCCCGTTAGGATACACCCGGAAACCCTGGTGCTGCAATACAAGGGCGAGACCCAGAACGCCACTTGCACGTCCGCCGgctccagaaatgtccaagCCGTGGGCTGGCACCTGGGGCAAATCTTCCACCACAAGGACGCTTGGACCCCAGACACCCGCAAGGACTGGGACTCTGTTCCTTTCTGCAAAGCGTTCTTCAAAGAGAAAAGAACTTGCCAGAAGCCTCTCAACGTCATCCTTTACA AAACGGCGGACAGCGTCACCCTCCGTCCAGTCAAGGACACGATGTTTTTGGAGGGCGAGCAGTGCCAGCTGCACTGTGACATCATCAACGTGGCTCCCGCACAAAGCCTCATTGTGCGCTGGTATCAAGGCAATCAGACCATTGAGCCGTCGATCAGGG AGCCCCTGCGACTGGCCGACTGCCGGCGTGACACGAACGCGTCGTGCGACGTGGGCACGACCAGGACCCCGGTGAACGTGTCCGCCAGCGCCAAGTTCCTCCTCAACCGGACTCATCACGCAGCGGCTTTAAGTTGCGAGGCGCACTTGGAGCTGGGACCGGCGGGACCGCGGCTGTCCCCGCCCGTGATGTCCCGGCCGATCAGCTTCAGTGTCTATT ACAAGCCAGTCATCAACACCACAAAGCTCCCGAGAGTCGTGCCGCTGTTCCGCGGTTACCCGGAGACGCTTGTGTGCGAAGCCGACGGTCAGCCGCCGCCGGTCATCTACTGGTCGAACTTCACGAAAAAGACCACGTGGGAGTTGGGAGGCAACATCACCGTTTTGGAGCCCGGCCGCTACACCTGCAAGGCAGTCAATCGCGTGGCTTCGGTCGTACACGAGGTGGACGTCATCCCGAAAG AGGACTACCTGCCCCTCATCGCCGGATTCGTGGCCGTCACGGTGGTGGTCATCTCGGCCATATTCCTCTTCATCTACTCCATCTACTACAAGAACACCAAGATGCGCCGCTACAGCCTGAAGAACCCCAAACTGGGCGGCCACAACGCCAACGTGGCCCACAATGGCTGGGACTTGCAGTTCCCGATGACGAAGCTGTCGTGA